The Pan paniscus chromosome 3, NHGRI_mPanPan1-v2.0_pri, whole genome shotgun sequence genome includes a window with the following:
- the LYAR gene encoding cell growth-regulating nucleolar protein isoform X2, giving the protein MVFFTCNACGESVKKIQVEKHVSVCRNCECLSCIDCGKDFWGDDYKNHVKCISEDQKYGGKGYEGKTHKGDIKQQAWIQKISELIKRPNVSPKVRELLEQISAFDNVPRKKAKFQNWMKNSLKVHNESILDQVWNIFSEASNSEPVNKEQDQQPLHPVANPHAEISTKVPASKVKDAMEQQGEVKKNKRERKEERQKKRKREKKELKLENHQENSRNQKPKKRKKGQEADLEAGGEEVPEANGSAGKRSKKKKQHKDSASEEEAHVDAGKRKRRHSEVETDSKKKKMKLPEHPEGGEPEDDEAPAKESSMNGIIQYVTF; this is encoded by the exons atggtattttttacATGCAATGCATGTGGTGAATCAGTGAAGAAAATACAAGTGGAAAAGCATGTGTCTGTTTGCAGAAACTGTGAATGCCTTTCTTGCATTGACTGCGGTAAAGATTTCTG GGGCGATGACTATAAAAACCACGTGAAATGCATAAGTGAAGATCAGAAGTATGGTGGCAAAGGCTATGAAGGTAAAACCCACAAAGGCGACATTAAACAGCAGGCGTGGATTCAG AAAATTAGTGAATTAATAAAGAGACCCAACGTCAGCCCCAAAGTGAGAGAACTTTTAGAGCAAATTAGTGCTTTTGACAACGTTCCCAGGAAAAAGGCAAAATTTCAG aATTGGATGAAGAACAGTTTAAAAGTTCATAATGAATCCATTCTGGACCAggtgtggaatatcttttctgAAGCTTCCAACAGC GAACCAGTCAATAAGGAACAGGATCAACAGCCACTCCACCCAGTGGCAAATCCACATGCAGAAATCTCCACCAAGGTTCCAGCCTCCAAAGTGAAAGACGCCATGGAACAGCAAGGGGAGgtgaagaagaataaaagagaaagaaaggaagaacggcagaagaaaaggaaaagagaaaagaaagaactaaagTTAGAAAACCACCAGGAAAACTCAAGGAATCAGAAGCCTAAGAAGCGCAAAAAGGGACAGGAGGCTGACCTTGAGGCTGGTGGGGAGGAAGTCCCTGAGGCCAATGGCTCTGCAGGGAAGAGGAGCAAGAAGAAGAAGCAGCACAAGGACAGCGCCAGTGAGGAAGAGGCACACGTGGACGCAGGGAAGAGGAAGCGGAGGCACTCGGAAG TTGAAACAGAttctaagaagaaaaagatgaagcTCCCAGAGCATCCTGAGGGCGGAGAACCAGAAGACGATGAGGCTCCTGCAAAAG AATCTtctatgaatggaatcatacagtatgtaaccttttga
- the LYAR gene encoding cell growth-regulating nucleolar protein isoform X1, which produces MVFFTCNACGESVKKIQVEKHVSVCRNCECLSCIDCGKDFWGDDYKNHVKCISEDQKYGGKGYEGKTHKGDIKQQAWIQKISELIKRPNVSPKVRELLEQISAFDNVPRKKAKFQNWMKNSLKVHNESILDQVWNIFSEASNSEPVNKEQDQQPLHPVANPHAEISTKVPASKVKDAMEQQGEVKKNKRERKEERQKKRKREKKELKLENHQENSRNQKPKKRKKGQEADLEAGGEEVPEANGSAGKRSKKKKQHKDSASEEEAHVDAGKRKRRHSEVETDSKKKKMKLPEHPEGGEPEDDEAPAKGKFNWKGTIKAILKQAPDNEITMKKLRKKVLAQYYTVTDEHHRSEEELLVIFNKKISKNPTFKLLKDKVKLVK; this is translated from the exons atggtattttttacATGCAATGCATGTGGTGAATCAGTGAAGAAAATACAAGTGGAAAAGCATGTGTCTGTTTGCAGAAACTGTGAATGCCTTTCTTGCATTGACTGCGGTAAAGATTTCTG GGGCGATGACTATAAAAACCACGTGAAATGCATAAGTGAAGATCAGAAGTATGGTGGCAAAGGCTATGAAGGTAAAACCCACAAAGGCGACATTAAACAGCAGGCGTGGATTCAG AAAATTAGTGAATTAATAAAGAGACCCAACGTCAGCCCCAAAGTGAGAGAACTTTTAGAGCAAATTAGTGCTTTTGACAACGTTCCCAGGAAAAAGGCAAAATTTCAG aATTGGATGAAGAACAGTTTAAAAGTTCATAATGAATCCATTCTGGACCAggtgtggaatatcttttctgAAGCTTCCAACAGC GAACCAGTCAATAAGGAACAGGATCAACAGCCACTCCACCCAGTGGCAAATCCACATGCAGAAATCTCCACCAAGGTTCCAGCCTCCAAAGTGAAAGACGCCATGGAACAGCAAGGGGAGgtgaagaagaataaaagagaaagaaaggaagaacggcagaagaaaaggaaaagagaaaagaaagaactaaagTTAGAAAACCACCAGGAAAACTCAAGGAATCAGAAGCCTAAGAAGCGCAAAAAGGGACAGGAGGCTGACCTTGAGGCTGGTGGGGAGGAAGTCCCTGAGGCCAATGGCTCTGCAGGGAAGAGGAGCAAGAAGAAGAAGCAGCACAAGGACAGCGCCAGTGAGGAAGAGGCACACGTGGACGCAGGGAAGAGGAAGCGGAGGCACTCGGAAG TTGAAACAGAttctaagaagaaaaagatgaagcTCCCAGAGCATCCTGAGGGCGGAGAACCAGAAGACGATGAGGCTCCTGCAAAAG GTAAATTCAACTGGAAGGGAACTATTAAAGCAATTCTGAAACAGGCCCCAGACAATGAAATAACCATGAAAAAGCTAAGGAAAAAG GTTTTAGCTCAGTACTACACAGTGACAGATGAGCATCACAGATCCGAAGAGGAGCTCCTGGTCATCTTTAACAAGAAAATCAGCAAGAACCCTACCTTTAAGTTGTTAAAGGACAAAGTCAAGCTTGtgaaatga